A region of Candidatus Poribacteria bacterium DNA encodes the following proteins:
- a CDS encoding zinc ribbon domain-containing protein — translation MPIYEFHCKNCGLDFEELLSSLNSKSVRCPECESGEVERKLSLFGFSSGGKIKTGQYNASSCSSCSRTSCAGCR, via the coding sequence ATGCCGATATACGAGTTCCATTGTAAGAACTGTGGACTTGATTTTGAGGAGCTTCTTTCCTCACTTAACTCGAAATCGGTCCGATGTCCTGAATGTGAAAGCGGTGAGGTCGAAAGGAAACTCTCCCTTTTCGGTTTCTCCTCAGGGGGAAAGATCAAAACCGGTCAGTATAACGCATCTTCATGCAGCTCCTGCAGCCGAACTAGCTGCGCCGGATGCAGGTAG
- a CDS encoding tetratricopeptide repeat protein, with the protein MARAERIDRRDLKEDKFIETMAEVYAFLKRNLQLILIAVAAVLVVLIAAGTYAYMRQKAETKASIQFGEAMKLFQEAEDDWADQDKMKEAADKYKEARRKFKVIIRKYKGSSYADKAAFYVAKSSFQLGEYDRALKEFKDLAEKSDSLFGLYAQQAVGKCYEQKGDLEKAVREYDESRYGKFRGLPEYEFVLAEVTLSRAICREKLNQISQAVKDYERLTRMFQDNLREAIDRKSAQMIERAKKLLKRLFKESPPSQKILSTLEKADSLSQSGRHFEALKTYAEAMRQYRAEKERAKAISLNNYRRLAKYLGEIEELLKDLRDGDEKLSKGQISSALSSYQKAVGIDFAPGRDIAEKAYLKLSELKGRSEAPVGVRPSR; encoded by the coding sequence ATGGCCAGAGCCGAAAGAATCGATAGGCGTGATCTCAAGGAGGATAAGTTTATCGAAACCATGGCGGAGGTTTACGCCTTCCTCAAGCGTAACCTCCAGCTTATACTGATAGCCGTGGCGGCGGTGCTGGTGGTCCTCATAGCTGCCGGCACCTATGCCTATATGAGACAGAAGGCTGAGACAAAAGCGTCAATTCAGTTCGGCGAGGCGATGAAGCTCTTCCAAGAAGCGGAGGACGATTGGGCGGATCAGGATAAAATGAAGGAGGCAGCGGATAAATATAAGGAGGCGAGGAGGAAGTTCAAGGTGATCATCCGGAAATATAAAGGTTCCTCGTATGCCGATAAGGCCGCCTTCTACGTCGCTAAAAGCAGTTTCCAACTCGGCGAATACGATCGGGCGCTCAAGGAGTTCAAAGATCTGGCCGAAAAAAGCGATTCCCTTTTCGGATTATATGCTCAGCAGGCGGTAGGAAAATGCTATGAACAGAAGGGAGATTTGGAGAAGGCCGTGCGCGAATACGATGAGAGCAGATACGGGAAGTTCAGGGGATTGCCGGAGTACGAGTTCGTGTTGGCGGAAGTGACCCTCAGCAGGGCGATATGCCGGGAGAAGTTAAATCAGATCTCGCAGGCCGTAAAAGATTACGAGAGGTTAACGAGGATGTTCCAGGATAACCTGCGCGAAGCGATAGATCGGAAGAGCGCTCAGATGATCGAGAGGGCGAAGAAGCTCCTGAAGAGACTCTTCAAGGAGTCCCCCCCCAGCCAGAAGATCTTGTCAACCCTGGAGAAGGCCGATTCACTGTCGCAGTCGGGACGCCATTTTGAGGCCCTCAAAACCTACGCTGAGGCGATGAGACAATACAGGGCGGAGAAGGAGAGGGCAAAGGCCATATCGTTGAACAACTACCGCCGTCTCGCTAAATATCTAGGTGAGATAGAGGAGCTTTTAAAAGATCTCAGAGATGGGGATGAAAAGCTGAGCAAAGGGCAAATATCATCCGCCCTGAGCTCATATCAAAAGGCCGTGGGTATCGATTTCGCTCCTGGCAGAGATATAGCTGAGAAGGCTTATCTGAAGTTGAGCGAGTTGAAGGGCAGATCCGAGGCTCCGGTCGGCGTTCGACCGTCGAGATGA
- a CDS encoding PD40 domain-containing protein, producing the protein MLDEIYHSGVTCITFSPDGRYLASGASDGSVRLWRVNPSSHLESLECESRVNALSFHPDGKHLVAGLNNGEVKIWHLNLRYLTQVSSTSFDSGLGGIGAVAFSRDGELLVAGGDNGRVKAWAFPRCAPVSDVRLSSGMVFSLDFHPSDLLVAIGVMRIAMNIDLASAWLWDLSSERARPILGHISSVFTVRFSPRGEILATGGGDGVVSLWKVPRLSQYAFWQEKSEIGALEFLDDRSLLFGTLSGLLKNLRITDQIEVETMGRYEKGIIAIRRNPNGKQLAIASGEGWIRIWERETIEIKAGSPEAERGYRAI; encoded by the coding sequence ATGCTTGATGAGATATATCATAGCGGAGTTACATGTATAACTTTCAGTCCTGATGGCCGTTATCTTGCCTCAGGCGCCAGTGATGGGAGCGTGAGGCTGTGGCGTGTAAATCCGAGCTCTCATTTGGAATCGCTGGAGTGTGAGAGCAGGGTGAACGCCCTCAGCTTTCATCCGGATGGCAAGCATCTGGTTGCCGGGCTGAACAACGGTGAGGTGAAGATCTGGCATCTTAACCTTAGGTATCTCACACAGGTCAGTAGCACCTCTTTCGATTCCGGACTGGGAGGAATTGGCGCCGTTGCCTTCAGCCGGGATGGGGAACTGCTGGTCGCCGGAGGGGATAACGGCAGGGTGAAAGCATGGGCCTTCCCCCGATGTGCGCCGGTAAGCGATGTGAGACTGTCCAGCGGCATGGTCTTCTCGCTGGATTTCCACCCTTCAGATTTACTGGTGGCCATCGGGGTTATGAGGATAGCTATGAATATAGATCTCGCCTCGGCATGGTTGTGGGATTTGAGTTCAGAGAGGGCAAGGCCGATTCTAGGTCATATCTCCTCCGTTTTCACCGTCAGGTTCTCCCCGCGGGGTGAAATCCTGGCGACAGGCGGAGGAGATGGGGTTGTGAGCCTCTGGAAGGTGCCGAGGCTGAGCCAATACGCCTTCTGGCAGGAGAAAAGCGAAATAGGGGCGTTGGAGTTCCTTGATGATAGATCCCTGTTGTTTGGAACTTTGAGCGGATTGCTCAAGAACCTGAGGATAACGGATCAGATTGAAGTCGAAACGATGGGTAGATATGAGAAGGGGATCATAGCGATAAGAAGAAACCCGAACGGAAAACAGCTCGCCATCGCCTCCGGAGAGGGGTGGATCAGGATATGGGAAAGGGAAACCATAGAGATAAAAGCGGGATCTCCCGAAGCGGAAAGGGGGTATCGCGCCATCTAG